In Thermofilum pendens Hrk 5, the sequence CATGTCTATACTACGGGCTTACTGCTAAGACATGAGACTCTAAACTCCCTCGTAGAAGCTGGGCTAGACGAGCTGAGAATACACGCCCCTCTCGACAGGCTGGAAGAAGTACTCAACGTCGCGAGCGAGTGGGGCGATAAGCTATCCATAGGGCTCGAGTACCCTGCCTTGCCGCGCAGCGAAGATTCGCTGGTAAGACTCCTAGAGGTGGCGGAAAGGTACGAGTTAGACTTCGTGAATTTGAACCAGCTAGAGTTCACAGAGACGAACTCTGTTTCGCTCGAGCTAAGAGGCTACAGGCTTTCCGAGGACTACAGGTCTGCAGAGGGAAGCGCCGAAGCCGCTTTGAAAGCCGTCAGCTACGCGGAGGAAAAACGGCTCAACATATCGGTACACTACTGCCCGGTAAAGGTAAAGGATCACTACCAGACGGGGCTAAGACTCTACAGGCTCGCCGTGCTCAGCGCGGCTACGCACCAATACGTCACCGATGACGGAACCCTCGTCGAGGTAAGCTACGACGAACTGGCAAGCGGAAACGAGCATGTAGCCTCGCTTTACGCGGATAAATTCATACATCCAATGCTAGTCGATAAAGTCAAGAAGGGAAAAGTGCTCGAAAGAAACCCCGCCCTCAGAAAACTGGTCTTAGAAGAGACACCCATCCGAGAAGAGCGCGAACACGGAGAAAACGCTTTCAGGAAAAACTAGCGTAAAGCATACCGAAAACAGGTCAGGAATCCACTCAAGCGCTCCCTGCCGACGAAGTAGTACGAGTCCCACTTGGTGAAATTTCTGATGAAGTAGCTTTTTCCAACTTTCCTCCTCCCGTAGACGAGAACCCAGGCTCCTGTACTCTTCCACCTAGCCAAATCCGAATACCTCACTATACTAACCACTTTAGTGCGCAACTTAAGAGGAGGGGGCCGGGCGCCTTTCCCGCGCGCGAGAGTCTTGACGCTGGACGACTACGAGCTGGAGGGCTCGCTGGGAGAGCCCGAGGGCGGCTTCTTCTCCAAGGCTCTCGTAAAGGCGGTCAGGACGGCGAGGGCGGACCCTGACCGCCCGGAGGAGCGCTGTTACTGGCGTGTGCCGCGCGCGGCACTTCGCGAAAACTTAATAACCTCCAGCCCAAGAATTCTTTACTGCGCCGAGCGCTATAGCCGGGGTAGCTCAGCTGGGAGAGCGCTCGGCTGAAGACCGAGTCGCGCACCCGGCATAGAGGTGCGCTGCGGGAGAGGTCCCGGGTTCAAATCCCGGCCCCGGCACCACTCTTCCCCAAGGTTTTCGATCGCGTATCATAAACTAGCAGGTTTCGGGTTGTGAAAACACGCGTTACGCCGCGTCCTCCTCGTATGTTTCGCAAATAACGTACCCTACACGGCTTCTCTTTCACGTACACGAGTGCGGGTCTTCATGTCGACTAGGAAAACACTCCTCCACCCCGCGCCTCTTAAACGTTCATCGATTAGCCTGAGAAGACCCGGTTTGAGGGGCGAAATAATGGCCTTCGAAACTCGGTTTCCTCTCTTCAGTAGTATCACTAAGACCGTTACCTCCGGCGACTCAGGGTCTTTAGAGAACCTTAAAACGTGGTTCTCCCCCTCATCTAGGTCTCTGATTAACCCGTTTTCCACGAGCCACTTCCTCAAGAAGTTAAAATAAGGCAGGAAGCTCTCCACCCTCTTGCTTTGCCTAAAGCCCGATACTCGCAAGTCTAACCAGAATACCTCTCTATCCTTCTCCACAACGTAGACGCCAACACTCCTGAGAATCCTCGTACGCAACATACCTTCCCACACCCTCGACCCGCAACTATTGATAAATCTTTCGGCGCGCGCGTCGTTTGCACATTAAGCCAGTCCCTGTTTTTTCACATAAAGCGACTTCGAGAACTCTGAGAGAAAGAGCCCTAGGCTCACGAAAAGTAATGCGGGCAAGAGCGCGCGAAGAAAACCTTCGGCACCCATTACTCATAACGCAACGATATATCGAAATATTTTAATCTCCCAAAGAACCAGTATCCCTGAGGCGTGTATGTCGAGCGAGGATGCCCAGCTGTTCGAGGCACAAGCCGAGTTCTGCAAATCGCTGTGTCATCCCCTCAGGCTGAAAATAATCTCGCTACTCTACGCTGGCCCTCGAAACGTCTCTGAAATCGTAAACTCACTGGGAGAGCCCCAGCCAGTGGTCTCTAGGCACCTGGCGCTTCTAAGAGAGAAGGGGGTCGTTAGAGCAGAGCGGCGCGGGACGAACGTGTACTACTACCTAGCATACCCGGAGCTTGAAGAGGCTTGCAGAATTGTGAGAAGAGTTATTCGAAAGATGATAGAAGAGAGAGCCCAGGCTCTTCAAAGAAGATAGTTTTCCAGGGAGAGTGGTGCGGGGGCCGGGATTCGAACCCGGGCAGGCCAACGCCAGCGGAGCTCCCATTGAATGTAATCCTGAGTATAGGCCCAGCCTCCAGGCCGGTCCGCCCCCTTTGACCTAGCTCGGGCACCCCCGCCCGCGCGTCTCCGCGCGTATATTCACTGCTGAAACCGAGTTAATAAGCTTTTTCCGCTGATGCTTTGCGCTACAGCTTCCTAGCGGTAAGCAGGTACCCCGTATGCAGGACTCCAAGCGTCTCGGGTCTTAGCTCTCCCGGTACCGGCTTATACTTCCTCACGTTTACTTCTACGGGTTCTATAACCTTAAAGCCGCTTTTCCTCACTGCAACAATAACCCTCTCGAGCTGAGTGACCGTGGGCACGAAGACGGCGAGTATACCCCCGTGCGTCAACGCGTTGTAAGCTTCCTCGGCAACATTCCAGGGGTCCGGCATGTCCAGCACGACGGCGTCCACATCACTTTCATCGATGCCTTTCCGAATATCCTTGTTCTTTGCCTCGACGTAAGGTAGTAGCCCAACTTCTTTGAGGTTCTCCAGAGCAGCCTCGTAGAAATCCTTCCTTATCTCGTACGTATAGACCCTCCCGCTAGGCCTCACGTACCACGCGAGAATCGCGGTCAGAAAGCCCGTCCCAGTACCTGCCTCTACGACACGCGACCCTGGACCTATATTGGCAGACACGACTATGTAAGCAGCGTCCTTCGGGTATATCACCTGGGTGAACCTGCGGAGAGAGCCAAGTCTATCGAGCAGGTTAGCCCTAGATACTACGAGATCCTCCCCAATGTTTGTCCTCACAGTCTCCCCGTAACGCTTACCCACGACTTCCGTGAGATTCACGCTTCCATGCGTCGTGTGGTAAACCCTCCCCTCCTCTACCTTCACCGTGTACCTATGCTTCTCATCGTGGTACAACAGCACCCAGTCCCCCGTTTTCACGCACTCAGACATCAAGGCGACTAAAGTTTCTCAAATTATAAGCGTAGCGGGGAGGGGGCCGGGCGCCGCTTCCCTGGTGGTTTACCCTATTCCTGCCCTGTCCCCAGCTTTTCGAGGTGATTCACGAGCTCCCAGGCTTTAGGATAGCTTTCCGCTTTTGTCTTCGTGAAGGCTGTCAGCGTTGCGCGTAGCTCCGCGTCGTAGCGGGCGTGCTCCATTAGCGAGGCGTGTGTAACCTGGTAGTACTCCCTACCCCACCCATTCGAACCACCCGGACGTCCCAGCCTTGAGCGCGTGCCTCCTCCACCCAGCCCGAAGGCACAGCTTCGACTGCGATCCTCGCGTAAATGTTGTTGGTGCTGGATACATAGGCTAGGTGTAGCTGTGCCCCTGCTATCTCGGCGTAGAACGGGTTGTTTCTCTGCCCGTTTTTCCTACCCTTCTTCCGAGGTAATCCGAAGCCGACGAATAGGAAGTGTTTGATCTTAGCGCATTTCGTCACCAATGAGACGAACTTGGTGTACTCGCTAGCCCTCTCCACGGCAAGCCTAGCGTTGATTATGGCGCTCTCAGCTGGGAGGTAGAAAACCTCGCTGCCTATCCTGAAGTGGAGCATCCGAAGCCTTAGAAAGAATGCGAGGTAGCCGTCTCCCAGGAAGGTAGTGAAAAGAGACGCTGGGTCGCCGTTGAGCTCCTT encodes:
- a CDS encoding radical SAM protein; its protein translation is MKRVRTLKSGSVVYGKLPRGCTLCQQGLKTVIFLTGLCPYNCFYCPLSNYRKQRDVTFVNEVEVYDPGEYFTLLKAEILRSGSLGASLTGGDPLVKQSLSVETAKFLKEVFGKGFHIHVYTTGLLLRHETLNSLVEAGLDELRIHAPLDRLEEVLNVASEWGDKLSIGLEYPALPRSEDSLVRLLEVAERYELDFVNLNQLEFTETNSVSLELRGYRLSEDYRSAEGSAEAALKAVSYAEEKRLNISVHYCPVKVKDHYQTGLRLYRLAVLSAATHQYVTDDGTLVEVSYDELASGNEHVASLYADKFIHPMLVDKVKKGKVLERNPALRKLVLEETPIREEREHGENAFRKN
- a CDS encoding ArsR/SmtB family transcription factor yields the protein MSSEDAQLFEAQAEFCKSLCHPLRLKIISLLYAGPRNVSEIVNSLGEPQPVVSRHLALLREKGVVRAERRGTNVYYYLAYPELEEACRIVRRVIRKMIEERAQALQRR
- a CDS encoding tRNA (adenine-N1)-methyltransferase, which encodes MSECVKTGDWVLLYHDEKHRYTVKVEEGRVYHTTHGSVNLTEVVGKRYGETVRTNIGEDLVVSRANLLDRLGSLRRFTQVIYPKDAAYIVVSANIGPGSRVVEAGTGTGFLTAILAWYVRPSGRVYTYEIRKDFYEAALENLKEVGLLPYVEAKNKDIRKGIDESDVDAVVLDMPDPWNVAEEAYNALTHGGILAVFVPTVTQLERVIVAVRKSGFKVIEPVEVNVRKYKPVPGELRPETLGVLHTGYLLTARKL